In the genome of Photobacterium sp. TY1-4, one region contains:
- a CDS encoding acyltransferase: MQHLIFKLRNKVRISEHNHIDISPKSRIRQCDISIKGSNNTLIIKDGVNIKGSIIEINGNHCTLIFEEGSVIGERCYFSCREDNTKLSVGKNTMFSRNIKIMTSDGHDIYQNGHRINPAKDIYIGEHVWIADNVTVLKGTSIGDHSVIGMNALVTKDIGDNKLAVGSPAKAIKDNITWDEKLTF; encoded by the coding sequence ATGCAGCATTTGATCTTCAAACTGAGAAATAAAGTCAGAATATCCGAGCACAATCACATCGACATCTCCCCAAAATCCAGAATACGTCAGTGTGATATTTCGATCAAAGGTTCCAACAACACGCTCATTATTAAAGATGGCGTGAATATCAAAGGATCGATTATCGAAATAAACGGAAATCATTGCACCCTGATCTTTGAGGAGGGTTCCGTCATCGGTGAGCGGTGTTACTTTTCCTGTCGGGAGGACAATACCAAATTATCGGTGGGTAAAAACACGATGTTTTCGAGAAATATTAAAATCATGACCAGTGATGGCCACGATATTTATCAAAACGGGCACCGAATCAACCCGGCCAAAGATATCTATATCGGCGAACATGTCTGGATCGCGGATAATGTCACGGTGCTCAAAGGCACCTCTATCGGCGATCACAGTGTCATCGGTATGAATGCACTGGTCACCAAAGATATCGGCGACAATAAACTTGCTGTGGGGAGTCCGGCCAAAGCCATCAAGGACAATATCACTTGGGATGAAAAACTCACCTTTTGA
- a CDS encoding glycosyltransferase, protein MLKASIIVAFYNDIKSLKMILSALKNQYRDDFEVVIADDGSRDEIVEQINALIPEYPFQIQHAWHEDSGFRKNRILNQALLQASYDYLIFIDGDCIPQDNFVHDHLAHAAPNTCLNGRRADLSPSVSQTIREDDNTPPNQLFKTYWKAILTDYVRGHGKNIEKGLRIVNPTLSQYLNKKDKGLVGCNFSLFKSSLLKINGFDERYESPGVGEDSDIEYRLRLDGVKIKNIFYLANQIHLYHTIRFRDSINQDIFLEVQRQQMKITPYGIEKA, encoded by the coding sequence ATGCTTAAAGCGAGTATTATCGTAGCTTTTTATAATGATATTAAAAGCTTGAAAATGATTTTATCGGCGCTGAAAAATCAATATCGTGATGACTTTGAGGTGGTGATTGCAGATGATGGTTCGCGGGATGAGATTGTCGAGCAAATCAACGCGCTGATCCCCGAATACCCTTTCCAGATACAACATGCCTGGCATGAAGATTCTGGCTTTCGTAAAAATCGTATTCTGAATCAGGCCTTGCTGCAAGCAAGCTATGACTACCTGATTTTTATCGACGGCGATTGTATTCCACAGGATAATTTTGTTCATGATCACCTGGCGCATGCCGCGCCAAACACCTGTCTCAACGGCAGACGGGCCGATCTGTCACCATCGGTAAGCCAGACCATTCGTGAGGATGACAACACACCACCTAATCAGCTTTTTAAAACGTATTGGAAAGCAATTCTTACCGACTATGTTCGTGGCCACGGTAAAAATATTGAAAAGGGTCTGCGTATCGTCAATCCGACCCTGAGCCAATACCTGAACAAGAAAGATAAAGGCTTGGTTGGATGTAACTTTTCACTATTCAAGTCGAGCCTGCTCAAGATCAATGGATTCGATGAGCGCTATGAGTCGCCAGGCGTCGGGGAAGATAGCGATATTGAATACCGGCTCCGCCTGGATGGGGTGAAAATTAAGAATATCTTTTATTTGGCCAACCAAATTCACCTGTACCACACCATTCGGTTCAGAGACTCGATTAACCAAGACATTTTCTTGGAAGTCCAAAGACAGCAGATGAAAATCACCCCTTATGGGATTGAAAAAGCCTGA
- a CDS encoding O-antigen ligase family protein, whose translation MNVTVIEKALIAFFGLSLFTSKAGLNISVGLLLLYFICACFNNREYRQQIVQCKVFMLAIGLYFVGLLSTILYPTTGPDTAYFARKAAFLLAIPCLFLLNRKPENKRVAIYAMIISFILAALLALYHALSLEHWQEERISSFLDVGRWSEILTYFLVFTLPIALDHKERQTKRFFLIALLIIGYVCLILSGSRGAMLTTFGISTLFLLALNRRVLYRVAVASLVILPLLVVIFPTKATLIQERVASIVNTNDESNSARLTMWQTGASFAANNLQQNPMAFFFGSGPLNFEHEFKSFTIDRNNNTDITQTQIFSYTDTHNGILDASLKLGVIYESLFIVLIALIARAMLRATPNIKYSGLCVIAAFFSIGMFYTNQLEYQTICFFYFLSISLSHIREHHDA comes from the coding sequence ATGAATGTCACGGTGATCGAGAAAGCCCTCATTGCTTTTTTTGGACTGTCCCTGTTTACCTCAAAAGCCGGTCTGAATATTTCCGTCGGGTTACTCCTGCTGTATTTTATCTGCGCCTGCTTTAACAATCGGGAATACCGTCAGCAGATCGTGCAGTGCAAAGTTTTCATGCTGGCGATCGGACTCTATTTCGTGGGCCTGCTGTCCACAATTCTCTATCCGACCACCGGGCCAGACACGGCTTACTTTGCCCGAAAAGCGGCATTTTTGCTCGCGATTCCCTGTCTGTTCCTGTTGAACCGAAAACCGGAAAATAAGCGTGTTGCCATCTATGCGATGATCATTAGTTTTATTCTCGCAGCCCTGCTCGCGCTCTATCACGCCCTGAGCCTGGAACACTGGCAAGAAGAACGGATCAGCAGTTTTCTCGACGTGGGTCGCTGGTCAGAAATCCTGACCTACTTCCTGGTATTTACGTTGCCGATCGCCCTGGATCACAAAGAGCGCCAAACCAAACGCTTCTTTCTGATCGCATTGCTGATCATTGGCTACGTCTGCCTGATTTTGAGTGGTTCACGCGGCGCGATGCTCACAACCTTTGGCATCAGTACCCTGTTTTTACTGGCCCTCAACCGCAGAGTGTTATACCGGGTCGCCGTCGCCAGCTTGGTCATTTTACCCTTGCTTGTCGTCATATTCCCGACCAAAGCAACGCTTATCCAAGAACGGGTTGCCAGTATTGTCAACACGAACGACGAGTCGAATTCGGCCCGTTTAACCATGTGGCAGACCGGTGCATCATTTGCAGCAAACAATCTGCAACAGAACCCGATGGCCTTTTTCTTTGGTTCTGGTCCATTGAATTTCGAGCACGAGTTTAAAAGCTTTACGATCGACCGTAATAACAATACAGATATTACTCAAACACAGATATTTTCATACACGGATACCCACAACGGTATTTTAGATGCCTCGCTAAAACTCGGGGTGATTTATGAATCGCTGTTCATTGTCTTGATTGCACTCATCGCTCGGGCAATGTTACGCGCCACACCGAATATTAAATACTCTGGCTTGTGTGTTATCGCGGCATTCTTCAGCATTGGGATGTTCTATACCAATCAATTAGAATATCAGACGATTTGTTTCTTCTATTTCTTATCCATCTCACTATCTCACATCCGGGAGCATCACGATGCTTAA
- a CDS encoding glycosyltransferase family 4 protein: protein MANNRAVLHICLSKGWGGLEMYPIRTGKQLIDKGWKVLGLCIRGTRVAEGMREQGFEVFEINSKAAVLPQLMTLKRWLAAHHVNVIHCHKSGDVVVAALLDTVGDFKVIFTEHMGSSSSRNDLYHRWVYRHVDQVLSISNFTKQRNIKALPVPVEKIHRLWLGTDIRPAIDDPAQIATIREGLGIPPQAIVIGTVGRIDKGKGQRELLEAFLSLTQQHPALPLHLLIVGGLNAEQGSDDGIVAEMQQAITSSGMASQIHLVGFRRDTGNMLAAMDICAILSHQEAFGLTVIEAMAARKLILGASTGAVPEILGEHYPYITDPLDIRAITDTLATIVSELESLKPLSLALQQRAAQHFSTETHIAALELIYDER, encoded by the coding sequence ATGGCGAACAACCGAGCAGTATTACACATCTGCCTGTCGAAGGGATGGGGCGGACTGGAGATGTATCCCATTCGCACCGGCAAACAATTGATCGACAAAGGCTGGAAAGTGCTGGGGCTTTGCATTCGGGGCACCCGCGTCGCCGAGGGGATGCGTGAGCAAGGTTTTGAGGTTTTCGAAATCAACAGCAAAGCCGCCGTACTGCCCCAGCTGATGACCCTGAAACGCTGGCTGGCGGCCCATCACGTCAACGTGATCCACTGTCACAAATCCGGCGACGTTGTTGTTGCAGCCCTGCTCGACACCGTCGGGGATTTCAAAGTCATCTTTACCGAACACATGGGCAGCTCCAGCTCCAGAAACGATCTCTATCATCGCTGGGTTTATCGGCATGTCGACCAGGTCTTGTCGATCAGCAATTTCACCAAACAGCGGAATATCAAAGCGCTTCCTGTTCCGGTGGAGAAAATTCACCGACTCTGGCTCGGAACCGACATCCGCCCTGCCATTGATGATCCGGCACAGATTGCCACCATCCGTGAGGGCCTCGGGATTCCCCCGCAAGCCATCGTGATTGGCACCGTGGGGCGAATCGACAAAGGTAAAGGACAACGCGAATTACTCGAAGCCTTTCTCAGCCTGACCCAGCAACATCCGGCCCTGCCATTGCACTTACTGATTGTCGGCGGGTTGAACGCAGAACAGGGTTCAGACGATGGCATCGTCGCTGAAATGCAACAGGCGATCACTTCGTCCGGCATGGCATCACAGATCCACCTCGTCGGCTTTCGCCGGGATACCGGCAACATGCTCGCGGCGATGGACATCTGTGCCATTCTCTCGCACCAGGAAGCCTTTGGCCTGACGGTTATAGAAGCCATGGCCGCCCGGAAACTGATCCTGGGCGCTTCCACCGGTGCAGTCCCGGAAATTCTCGGTGAACATTACCCCTACATCACCGACCCGCTGGATATCCGCGCTATTACCGATACGCTGGCAACCATAGTCAGCGAGCTCGAGTCACTCAAACCGCTGTCTCTGGCGCTCCAGCAGCGAGCGGCACAACACTTCAGTACAGAAACACATATTGCGGCACTAGAATTAATTTATGATGAACGTTAA
- the rfaD gene encoding ADP-glyceromanno-heptose 6-epimerase, translating into MIIVTGGAGMIGSNIVKALNEQGRNDILVVDNLKDGTKFANLVDLDIADYMDKEDFITQIMAGDEFGPIDAIFHEGACSATTEWDGKYMMLNNYEYSKELLHYCLERQIPFLYASSAATYGGRDHDFIEEKPYEGALNVYGYSKQQFDNYVRRLWQDAEAHGETLSQITGFRYFNVYGPREQHKGSMASVAFHLHTQISKGEQPKLFEGSENLKRDFVYVGDVCKMNLWFWEQGVSGIFNCGTGTAESFTEVAKAVVKHHGKGNVEEIPFPEHLKGRYQKFTQADLTKVRAAGYPHEFKSVAEGVAEYLAILDQ; encoded by the coding sequence ATGATTATTGTAACTGGTGGCGCCGGCATGATCGGCAGCAACATTGTCAAAGCGCTCAATGAGCAGGGTCGTAACGACATCCTGGTGGTCGACAACCTCAAAGATGGCACCAAATTCGCCAATCTGGTTGATCTGGATATCGCCGACTACATGGACAAAGAAGACTTCATCACCCAGATCATGGCTGGTGATGAATTCGGCCCCATCGACGCAATTTTTCATGAAGGCGCCTGCTCTGCCACCACTGAGTGGGACGGCAAGTACATGATGCTGAACAACTACGAGTATTCGAAAGAGTTGCTGCACTACTGCCTGGAGCGTCAGATCCCGTTCCTGTATGCGTCTTCAGCGGCCACTTACGGCGGCCGTGACCATGATTTTATCGAAGAGAAACCGTATGAAGGCGCACTGAACGTCTACGGCTACTCCAAGCAGCAGTTCGACAACTATGTCCGCCGCCTGTGGCAAGATGCCGAAGCCCACGGCGAAACCCTGTCGCAAATTACCGGCTTCCGCTACTTCAACGTCTACGGACCACGTGAGCAGCACAAGGGCAGCATGGCCTCAGTCGCGTTCCATCTGCACACCCAAATCAGCAAGGGCGAGCAGCCGAAACTGTTCGAAGGCTCGGAAAATCTCAAGCGTGATTTCGTCTACGTCGGTGATGTCTGTAAAATGAACCTGTGGTTCTGGGAGCAGGGCGTATCCGGGATCTTCAACTGCGGCACCGGCACCGCAGAATCCTTCACCGAAGTCGCCAAAGCCGTCGTGAAACACCACGGCAAAGGGAACGTCGAAGAAATTCCATTCCCGGAGCATCTGAAAGGCCGCTACCAGAAGTTTACCCAGGCCGATCTGACCAAGGTCCGCGCCGCCGGCTACCCGCACGAATTCAAGTCGGTCGCCGAAGGCGTTGCTGAGTATCTGGCGATATTGGATCAGTAA
- a CDS encoding TetR/AcrR family transcriptional regulator, translated as MKTRDRIIQAALTLFNDSGEPNVTTNHIAAHLGISPGNLYYHFRNKEEIIHSIFDEYAQDLRIRFQPQEAAAVTADNLLGYLDAVFMLMWRYRFFYANLPDILRRDPELQQKYLAAQESLHGNIMAMMKSFRTSGLLDLDDAELLSLANTLKLVASSWICYQTTQAVGAQITKAVIYQGVLQMLSIVRPLTTAKGKAQVLMLESHYCEQVTRDV; from the coding sequence ATGAAGACCCGCGACAGAATTATTCAGGCCGCACTGACACTGTTTAACGACAGCGGTGAGCCAAATGTAACCACGAACCATATTGCCGCTCATCTGGGGATCAGCCCCGGCAATCTGTATTATCATTTTCGCAATAAAGAAGAGATTATACACAGTATTTTTGATGAATACGCTCAGGATTTACGGATTCGTTTCCAGCCTCAGGAAGCGGCGGCCGTAACTGCTGATAATCTATTGGGTTACCTGGATGCGGTATTCATGCTGATGTGGCGATACCGGTTTTTCTATGCCAATTTGCCGGATATTTTACGCCGGGATCCAGAGTTGCAGCAGAAATACCTGGCGGCTCAGGAGTCCCTGCACGGCAACATCATGGCGATGATGAAGAGCTTCCGGACCAGCGGGCTGCTGGATCTGGATGATGCGGAGCTGCTCAGTCTGGCCAATACCCTGAAGCTGGTCGCCTCCAGCTGGATTTGTTATCAGACCACCCAGGCCGTCGGCGCTCAAATTACCAAGGCGGTGATTTACCAGGGGGTGCTGCAAATGCTCAGCATTGTTCGTCCGCTGACAACGGCCAAAGGCAAAGCGCAGGTGCTGATGCTGGAATCACACTACTGTGAGCAGGTGACCCGGGACGTATAA
- a CDS encoding divergent polysaccharide deacetylase family protein, with amino-acid sequence MQRIAIWISLLCGLWLPGPLAAARLAIVIDDLGYQAMPAELARLPAEVSISILPDTPYDLNTAYLARGQQRDILLHMPMEPDHDAPLEHTTLTLAMSRQHLQRTLRHALSRVPYAMAVNNHMGSALTQDVRAMDWVMEVLREQGLYFLDSRTTAKSVALKRANLRGVGALRRHVFLDHLRTPAFVSHQLQQAIRQAQRDGYAIAIGHPYPETLSTLAEQLPTLAGHNVRLVRLSELYP; translated from the coding sequence ATGCAACGGATTGCAATATGGATTTCTCTGCTCTGCGGGCTTTGGCTACCGGGGCCGCTGGCGGCCGCGCGGCTGGCCATTGTCATCGATGATCTCGGCTACCAGGCGATGCCGGCTGAACTGGCCCGCCTGCCGGCCGAAGTCAGCATCTCTATTTTGCCCGATACCCCATACGATCTGAACACGGCCTACCTGGCCCGGGGGCAGCAGCGGGATATTCTACTGCACATGCCGATGGAGCCCGACCACGACGCACCACTCGAGCACACCACCCTGACCCTGGCGATGTCACGACAGCACTTACAACGCACGCTGCGCCATGCCCTGAGCCGGGTACCGTATGCCATGGCGGTCAATAACCATATGGGCAGTGCCTTAACCCAGGATGTCCGGGCCATGGACTGGGTGATGGAAGTGCTGCGCGAGCAGGGACTGTATTTTCTCGACAGCCGCACCACGGCCAAATCGGTCGCCCTCAAGCGAGCCAACCTCCGGGGCGTCGGGGCCCTGCGCCGCCATGTCTTTCTCGACCACCTCAGAACTCCGGCATTTGTCAGCCACCAGCTCCAACAAGCCATTCGGCAGGCGCAGCGGGACGGCTATGCCATTGCCATTGGCCACCCCTACCCCGAAACCTTGAGCACGCTGGCCGAACAGCTCCCGACCCTGGCCGGTCACAATGTCCGGCTGGTCCGCTTGTCCGAACTCTATCCCTAG
- a CDS encoding peptidoglycan DD-metalloendopeptidase family protein, producing the protein MRDQITRLNQLLRASAFSTGALLCLAFTPPALAASQQQLDGVKQEISRQQSQLGSKQKEINTLQQSLKKQELAIAATARKIHQAETKVNALKRSIQTLQQEQQALLQQQLGQQEMLKELINAHYRQGKHSQLATLLSGIDQDRLDRMTVYAERLSQARARVLDELAATKTELQLKTHQLSQQRQQQQGLLAQLTDEKRQLEREQQQRQKTVRTIKGQLKSDTQYLSELKQNEKRLVDEIAKAKAAAEAARRVAMNGLAGQQGKLPWPVKGTIRHRFGSPQQGELRWKGLVIDKPKGSQVNAISGGKVVFADWLRGYGLMVAVDHGKGYMSFYGYNQTLLKKVGDTVQPNEAIALVGDSGGQESAALYFEIRRKGTALDPQGWLTR; encoded by the coding sequence ATGCGGGATCAGATCACACGCCTCAACCAACTGCTCCGCGCCAGTGCTTTTAGCACTGGCGCTTTGCTATGCCTGGCGTTTACCCCGCCGGCCCTTGCGGCCAGCCAGCAACAACTCGACGGCGTAAAACAGGAAATCTCCCGTCAGCAGAGCCAACTGGGAAGCAAGCAGAAAGAAATCAATACGCTGCAGCAATCGCTCAAAAAACAGGAACTGGCCATTGCCGCGACCGCCCGGAAAATTCATCAGGCCGAGACCAAGGTCAACGCCCTGAAGCGCTCGATCCAGACGCTGCAACAAGAGCAACAGGCGCTGTTACAGCAACAGCTGGGCCAGCAAGAGATGCTCAAAGAGCTGATCAATGCCCACTATCGGCAAGGAAAACACAGTCAACTGGCGACCTTACTCAGCGGCATCGATCAGGACCGCCTGGATCGCATGACGGTGTATGCCGAGCGGCTGAGCCAGGCCCGGGCCCGGGTACTGGATGAGCTGGCGGCGACTAAAACCGAGCTACAGCTCAAAACCCATCAGCTGTCCCAGCAACGCCAGCAACAGCAGGGTTTACTGGCCCAACTGACCGACGAAAAACGCCAGCTGGAGCGGGAGCAACAACAGCGGCAAAAAACCGTCCGCACCATCAAAGGCCAGCTCAAGTCAGATACTCAGTACCTGTCCGAACTCAAGCAGAATGAAAAACGCCTGGTCGACGAGATCGCCAAAGCCAAGGCGGCCGCCGAGGCCGCACGCCGGGTGGCGATGAACGGCTTGGCCGGACAACAGGGGAAACTCCCCTGGCCGGTGAAAGGGACAATCCGCCATCGCTTCGGCAGTCCGCAGCAAGGGGAGCTGCGTTGGAAAGGGCTGGTGATCGACAAACCCAAAGGCAGCCAGGTCAATGCCATCTCTGGCGGCAAAGTTGTCTTTGCCGACTGGCTGCGCGGCTACGGCCTGATGGTCGCCGTGGATCACGGTAAAGGGTATATGAGCTTTTACGGCTACAACCAAACCTTGCTGAAAAAAGTCGGGGATACGGTACAGCCGAACGAAGCCATTGCGCTGGTGGGAGACAGCGGGGGCCAGGAAAGCGCGGCGCTCTATTTTGAGATCCGGCGCAAAGGCACCGCCCTCGATCCGCAAGGCTGGCTGACGAGGTAG
- the gpmM gene encoding 2,3-bisphosphoglycerate-independent phosphoglycerate mutase has translation MSAKKPLALVILDGWGYREDNTSNAIANASTPVLDGLIANEPNTLISASGMDVGLPDGQMGNSEVGHTNIGAGRVVYQDLTRITKSIADGDFFHNDALVGAMDKAINAGKAVHIMGLMSPGGVHSHEDHIAAAVEMAAQRGAEKIYLHCFLDGRDTPPRSAQASLERFDALFAKLGKGRTASLVGRYYAMDRDNNWDRVAQAYDLLTAAKADFTADSAVAGLEAAYARDENDEFVKATVLRAAGQEDAAMVDGDAVIFMNYRADRARQITRAFEADFAGFERTQFPQLADFVMLTQYAADINLSIAFPPEGLENTLGEWLSKQGKKQLRISETEKYAHVTFFFNGGVENEFDGESRQLVASPKVATYDLQPEMSAPELTDKLVAAIKGGEFDTIICNYPNGDMVGHTGVYDAAVKACEAVDGCIGRIVEAIREVDGQLLITADHGNAEMMVNPETGGIHTAHTNLPVPLIYVGSKALSLKDGGKLSDLAPTMLALSDMEIPSEMSGQVLFDLK, from the coding sequence ATGTCTGCTAAGAAGCCACTGGCTTTAGTGATCCTGGATGGTTGGGGCTACCGCGAAGACAACACCAGCAACGCCATTGCCAATGCCAGCACCCCGGTTCTGGACGGACTGATCGCCAACGAGCCGAACACGCTGATCTCTGCATCGGGGATGGATGTCGGCCTGCCTGACGGCCAGATGGGGAACTCTGAAGTCGGCCACACCAATATTGGTGCCGGTCGCGTGGTTTACCAGGATCTGACCCGAATCACCAAATCCATTGCCGATGGCGACTTCTTCCACAATGACGCCTTGGTTGGCGCGATGGATAAAGCGATCAACGCAGGCAAAGCGGTCCACATCATGGGCCTGATGTCCCCGGGTGGCGTTCATAGCCACGAAGATCATATCGCCGCAGCGGTTGAAATGGCCGCCCAGCGTGGTGCCGAGAAAATCTACCTGCATTGCTTCCTGGACGGCCGTGATACGCCGCCACGCAGCGCCCAGGCATCACTGGAGCGGTTCGACGCCCTGTTTGCCAAGCTCGGCAAAGGCCGCACGGCATCGCTGGTTGGCCGCTACTACGCCATGGACCGGGACAACAACTGGGATCGCGTTGCGCAAGCCTACGACCTGCTGACCGCAGCCAAGGCAGACTTCACCGCCGATAGCGCTGTGGCCGGCCTGGAAGCTGCCTATGCCCGTGACGAAAACGACGAGTTCGTCAAAGCCACTGTGCTCCGTGCAGCGGGCCAGGAAGATGCCGCCATGGTTGATGGCGATGCCGTGATCTTCATGAACTACCGTGCCGACCGTGCCCGCCAGATCACCCGCGCCTTTGAAGCCGATTTTGCCGGCTTCGAGCGTACCCAGTTCCCGCAACTGGCTGATTTCGTGATGCTGACCCAATACGCGGCTGACATTAACCTGTCGATCGCCTTCCCGCCGGAGGGCCTGGAAAACACCCTGGGTGAGTGGTTGTCGAAACAAGGCAAAAAGCAGCTGCGGATTTCTGAAACCGAAAAATATGCCCACGTGACTTTCTTCTTCAACGGCGGGGTCGAAAACGAGTTTGACGGCGAGTCACGCCAGCTGGTTGCCTCACCGAAAGTGGCGACTTACGATCTGCAGCCGGAAATGAGCGCGCCGGAGCTGACCGACAAACTGGTCGCCGCGATCAAGGGCGGCGAGTTCGACACCATCATTTGTAACTACCCGAACGGCGACATGGTCGGCCACACCGGTGTATACGATGCAGCGGTGAAAGCCTGTGAAGCCGTTGACGGCTGCATCGGCCGCATTGTTGAAGCGATCCGCGAAGTGGACGGCCAACTGCTGATCACCGCGGACCACGGCAATGCCGAAATGATGGTGAACCCGGAAACCGGCGGTATTCACACCGCGCACACCAACCTGCCGGTGCCGCTGATCTATGTCGGCAGCAAAGCCCTGAGCCTGAAAGACGGCGGCAAGCTGTCTGATCTGGCGCCGACCATGCTGGCGCTGTCCGATATGGAAATCCCGTCAGAGATGTCTGGTCAGGTGCTGTTTGATCTGAAATAA
- a CDS encoding rhodanese-like domain-containing protein, protein MQQYIDFVTSNPILSLIWVGLVVAIIASFVKQKTAGYSVVTPNQATALANRENGVFIDIRSRDEYRQGHISGALHILPSQIKEQNFAELEKHKSDPIIVVCKTGQTAHESANLLHKAGFEKVSLLKDGLISWNEANLPLIRSKSGKGKR, encoded by the coding sequence ATGCAGCAATATATCGATTTTGTTACAAGTAATCCCATTTTATCTCTGATTTGGGTTGGTTTGGTGGTGGCGATCATCGCGTCGTTCGTCAAACAGAAGACAGCCGGCTACTCGGTCGTGACCCCGAACCAGGCGACAGCGCTGGCCAATCGTGAGAACGGTGTCTTTATCGATATCCGCAGCCGCGATGAATATCGTCAGGGCCATATTTCGGGCGCACTTCACATTTTGCCGAGCCAGATCAAAGAGCAGAACTTTGCTGAGCTTGAAAAGCACAAATCCGACCCAATCATTGTGGTATGCAAAACAGGCCAGACCGCACACGAAAGCGCTAACCTGTTACATAAGGCCGGGTTTGAAAAGGTCAGTCTGCTGAAAGACGGCCTGATCTCCTGGAATGAAGCCAACCTGCCGCTGATCCGCAGCAAATCAGGTAAAGGCAAGCGATAA
- the secB gene encoding protein-export chaperone SecB, whose protein sequence is MAEAANNEAQQNFQIQRIFLKDVSFEAPNSPEMFQKEWNPDVKLDLDTQSRELAEGVFEVVLRLTVTVKNAEDTAFLCEVQQGGIFSVAGMEAPQLAHCLGAFCPNILFPYARETISSLVVKGTFPQLNLAPVNFDALFMNYLQNQAQENAENSEA, encoded by the coding sequence ATGGCTGAAGCAGCAAACAACGAAGCACAACAGAACTTCCAAATCCAGCGTATCTTCCTGAAAGACGTCTCTTTTGAAGCGCCAAATTCACCAGAAATGTTCCAGAAAGAGTGGAATCCTGATGTGAAACTGGATCTGGATACCCAAAGCCGCGAGCTGGCTGAAGGTGTGTTCGAAGTCGTTCTGCGCCTGACGGTCACCGTGAAAAATGCCGAAGACACAGCGTTCCTGTGTGAAGTTCAGCAAGGTGGTATTTTCTCTGTCGCTGGCATGGAAGCGCCGCAACTGGCCCACTGCCTGGGTGCCTTCTGCCCGAATATCCTGTTCCCGTATGCGCGTGAAACGATTTCCAGCCTGGTTGTGAAGGGCACGTTCCCACAACTGAACCTGGCGCCGGTGAACTTCGACGCGCTGTTCATGAACTACCTGCAAAACCAGGCGCAGGAAAACGCTGAGAACAGCGAAGCTTAA